One Aphidius gifuensis isolate YNYX2018 linkage group LG5, ASM1490517v1, whole genome shotgun sequence genomic region harbors:
- the LOC122856564 gene encoding protein PFC0760c-like has product MSYLEVLRINWHCKNSTLPLTLVKSLEQVVGTLKELGLSRDQNQDHLCLPDSLASVFPQLIALKKLNIINFEPSQLLLQSISEMKNLVHLRFMCSWLNNDPVFDEKINIDDDEDSGEDFMPEKIIKIPYSKIKSKHSMTDVDNNFLTDDDNGNDDDDNCLSDDSNIRVPQGRCIPRPLSSDSSQSSSSMILPISQDENEQVNELVDLTDNCQSPPRSPVERSALPLIQAGNLTPQSTTDSWKKDMFSDDDHEDLVATINLPSTSSSSNTNTPAVNSPSKSVTDVDDTVLTDDDDDDEYSCVSDHSSIPPLHRRKILRPISPSDSEISCLTDMLAKCTSPSSSNTNTPVNSPCESVTDVDDTVLTDDDDDDEDNCESDHSSIPPLQRRAILKPISPSESEISSLTDMLAKCTSPSSSNTNTPVNSPCKSVTGVDDTVLTDDDDDDEDSSGSNDTAIPLHRRTISRPIRPSKSEICNLTDSMAKCTSPSPSTSNTNTPVNSSNNSYSNSTTTNVSSQTTHENDHDDGKDKFIPYKIKPTPWSPSNINFIGYNELTATRSSSFIESKPFNNSQSQSSDQQSSIDIQKKNINTCSNQKRLCKACGRKGHGTKFSQRCIKNVDNIPLAKRLEKTKLTQANKIDKIKNSKSKEAKALRQFNYQKKKRVGKLKSGQQKFSTIKSIKMSLNRIIKNQEVKKIIIDDIKVLSKLFKEFSYFVSFCFNHEQNEAINDIEKLTNKKEFHLNKYLNKLTYFRTKKRKKEEDFIDKLFKEYQIIRNEVGMPIEGYCGDLRTNLISMNLINFETNFMNNIIVNCRVRIGKYLKIVGKIYNRRKRKKMLDNLLFKNIKPKDKDNKIMDIFNDFNLNFTEIKYKWWKFMGFFKKLSNIDLMNFPLTPIYKPGLKHFMYSTSSVWQLANRVFGNKNKKLVRDWNQQKKMFNNNYYHMQKFIWKQCFKIKKKLIKKKFNFTISTNGVTVTIHLMKEIINNNCNDNNLSKKKLKTTVGAAAVTSSTTTTTTATTTATTTCSTDDNISSDEEDYDDINVLYNYTDIDENDDDNNNINNNNNIIDDNDDNSNRISDEEYDRGIGLDPGNKNIIGGVIVQSLNDIGNKDKEERYLLTSKALLHKSGHYTRQFVIKKLIKNVEKEKKQVYDQFVEIKKQEFENIVAKYNLTCMKLEEPVYSSRRYVRLQFDKFIRTNEAVSKEVNYLEHGTYDGKKTSQLEKKTLICGGQFQISKYMRGYPSAPSSLTTILCNKCNNPCITSQ; this is encoded by the exons tgatgatgatgaagatagtGGCGAGGACTTTATgcctgaaaaaattataaaaattccatattcaaaaataaaaagtaaacaCAGTATGactgatgttgataataattttttgaccgatgatgataatggtaatgatgatgatgacaattgTTTGTCAGATGATAGCAATATACGTGTTCCTCAGGGTAGATGTATACCCAGACCATTGAGTTCAGATTCATCACAGTCATCATCAAGTATGATTTTACCAATATCACAAGATGAAAATGAACAAGTTAATGAACTGGTTGATCTTACAGATAATTGTCAATCACCACCGAGATCACCAGTAGaaag atCTGCACTACCACTAATACAAGCTGGAAATTTAACGCCACAATCAACAACTGATTCATGGAAAAAGGACATGTTCAGTGATGACGATCATGAAGATTTGGTGGCCACAATTAATTtgccatcaacatcatcatcatcaaatacgAATACACCAGCTGTTAATTCTCCAAGTAAaag TGTGACTGATGTTGATGATACTGTGTtgactgatgatgatgatgatgacgagtATAGTTGTGTATCGGATCATTCAAGTATACCACCTCTTCAtcgaagaaaaatattgagacCAATCAGTCCTTCTGATAGTGAAATTAGTTGTTTGACTGATATGTTGGCTAAATGTACATCACCATCATcttcaaatacaaatacacCTGTTAATTCTCCATGTGAAAG TGTGACTGATGTTGATGATACTGTATtgactgatgatgatgatgatgacgaggATAATTGTGAATCGGATCATTCAAGTATACCACCTCTTCAACGAAGAGCAATATTGAAACCAATCAGTCCATCAGAAAGTGAAATTAGTAGTTTGACTGATATGTTGGCTAAATGTACATCACCATCATcttcaaatacaaatacacCTGTTAATTCTCCATGTAAAAg TGTGACTGGTGTTGATGATACTGTAttaactgatgatgatgatgatgacgaggATAGTAGTGGCTCAAATGATACAGCTATACCTCTTCATCGAAGAACAATATCGAGACCAATTAGACCTTCTAAAAGtgaaatatgtaatttaactGACTCGATGGCTAAATGtacatcaccatcaccatcaacatcaaatacaaatacacctgtcaattcatcaaataacag TTATTCAAATTCAACTACGACAAATGTGAGTTCTCAAACTACTCATGAGAATGATCATGATGATGGAAAAGACAAATTTATTCCatacaaaataaaaccaaCACCATGGAGTCCTagtaacataaattttattggatATAATGAGTTGACAGCTACACGTTCATCTAGTTTTATTGAATCAAAAccatttaataattcacaatCACAAAG tTCAGATCAacaatcatcaattgatatacaaaagaaaaatataaacacatgTTCTAATCAAAAACGACTATGCAAAGCTTGCGGACGAAAAGGTCATGGAACAAAATTTAGCCAAAGGTGTATcaaaaatgttgataatataccTTTGGCTAAAAgacttgaaaaaacaaaattaacacaagcaaataaaattgataaaattaaaaattcaaaatcaaaaGAGGCCAAAGCACTTcgacaatttaattatcaaaaaaaaaaacgtgttggaaaattaaaatctggacaacaaaaattttcaacaatcaaatcaattaaaatgagtttaaatagaattataaaaaaccaagaggttaaaaaaataataattgatgatatcAAAGTGTTATCCAAATTGTTTAAagaattttcttattttgttagtttttgttttaatcATGAACAAAATGAGGCGAttaatgatattgaaaaattgacaaataaaaaagaatttcatttaaataaatatttaaacaaattgactTACTTCAGAacgaaaaaacgaaaaaaagaagaagattttattgacaaattatttaaagaatatcaaattattagaAATGAAGTTGGTATGCCAATAGAAGGATATTGTGGAGATTTAAGAAccaatttaatatcaatgaatttaattaattttgaaacaaatttcATGAACAATATCATAGTAAATTGTCGAGTTAGAattggtaaatatttaaagatagttggtaaaatatataacagaagaaaaagaaaaaaaatgttggacaacttattgtttaaaaatatcaaaccaaaagataaagataataaaataatggacatatttaatgatttcaatttaaacttcactgaaataaaatacaaatggtGGAAGTTTATGGGATTTTTCAAGAAGTTATCCAACATTGACCTCATGAACTTTCCATTAACACCAATTTACAAACCAGGCTTGAAACATTTCATGTATAGTACCAGTTCTGTGTGGCAGTTAGCAAATAGAGtttttggaaataaaaataaaaaattggtcAGAGATtggaatcaacaaaaaaagatgttcaacaataattattatcatatgcAAAAATTCATTTGGAAGCAAtgttttaagataaaaaaaaaattaattaaaaaaaaatttaattttacaatcagTACGAATGGTGTAACTGTTACAATTCATCTgatgaaagaaataattaataataattgtaatgataataatttatcaaaaaaaaaattgaaaacaacTGTTGGTGCTGCTGCTGTTACTTCTTcgactactactactactactgcCACTACTACTGCTACCACTACTTGTTCTACTGATGACAATATCTCAAGTGATGAAGAAGattatgatgatattaatgttttatataattacacAGATATTGAtgagaatgatgatgataataataatattaataataacaataatattattgatgataatgatgataattctaATCGAATATCTGATGAAGAATATGATAGAGGTATTGGACTAGACCCAgggaataaaaatataataggtGGTGTAATTGTCCAATCACTAAATGATATAGGTAACAAAGATAAAGAAGAACGTTATTTGTTAACAAGTAAGGCTTTGCTTCATAAATCAGGTCATTATACACgtcaatttgttattaaaaaattaattaaaaatgttgaaaaagaaaaaaagcaagTTTATGATCAGTttgtagaaattaaaaaacaagaatttgaaaatattgttg CAAAATATAATCTGACATGTATGAAGCTAGAAGAGCCTGTATACAGTTCACGACGATATGTAAGActtcaatttgataaatttataagaacAAATGAAGCAGTATCAAAAGAAGTGAATTACTTGGAACATGGTACatatgatggaaaaaaaacaagtcaattagaaaaaaaaacattgatttgTGGTGGtcaatttcaaatatcaaaatatatgcGAGGCTATCCATCAGCACCATCatcatt aacaacaattttatgtaataaatGCAACAATCCATGTATAACAAGTCAATAA